Genomic window (Magnolia sinica isolate HGM2019 chromosome 6, MsV1, whole genome shotgun sequence):
AATTCGCATATGAAAAAATAGGTGTAGCCAAATCAATAAGGCAGCTGTAGATGCCATATCCCAACAACAACAAATTCCAAAGGGGAGGGAGGAAAAGAACACAAACCACAGGCAAGTTCCTGCTGAAATCGATGGTGAAAGTGCGCCACCGCTGTCCGATCCCGAACTCCCGATCAATCTCACGGGCGCGGTCCGCAGCTGAGCGGGCCACGGATTCGAGCTTGCGGGAGACGGAGTACTGGCGATCGAACCGCTCGGCGGCACGCTTGGCATCGAAGACGAGCTGCTCGAAACCCTCGTTGGCGCTCCGCCACGCGTCCTTCAGAGCCTCTCCCGACGCCACCCGCTTCGCGAACCCGTCGAAGTCGCTCCGGCGGAAGGCCTGGATGGCCGCCACGTGGCGGGCTGGGAAGGACTGGCCCGGAAGATGTGTGGTGGAGAAAAGCGTCGTTAgggtagaagaagaagagggatggAATTTTGAATGGAAAAGGGGATGCCATGGCAaggtcgtcgtcgtcgtcgtcatgGCCAGGGAGGGGTGCGTAGGTTAACTCTCGCGTGGCGAAGGGTAAGTGGTTGGCGGTGAACGTTTTGTTCTGAGGTGCGGTGAACGTTTTGTTCTGAGGTGCACGTTGGGGCGCAGCAGGTTATCGTGTGCTCGCAGCGTTTATGCGGGTGTTGAAAGTAAGATAGCTTTCTGACGCAGTAGCGAAGGCTTCATGCGCGTGTAGAAGCCATACCGGCTATACACATCACACGTGTaatatccaatccttccatcaggTGGCCCCAACCTTGAAGAAGTTCTCaactaaaaatcaggccgatccacatcaggtgggccacaatgttagaaacaTGTGGATCGGGTTACACAACCTAAGCCAAGCTGTCGCCAGCTGCACATATGCTTCAGAAAATGCAGCCCACCTCATTAGTGGACGGGCATGATGTTTGGTGAGGCATCGATACAAGGTCGTGTACACGAGCCGTAAGGAATTGAAGTTTTATGTTGTCCGGTCTTGGACATGCAAAGTTGACGTCTGTTTTAAGACCTGACGTTTGGCAAAACAGAATCTTCCGTGGACAATTCACTTGTGATATCTGCCAGGCTTCAAGATTAGAGAGGATCACTTGAGATATCTTTCAGGATTCAAGATCAGAGAGAATGTTTCTGCAGCTCTTAACGGTGTTGATTTCCTCTCAACTTGGCTCCTAAACTCCGCTGATAGTATTTGACGACTGCAAGGAAATAACCATCAATCTCAACTCAAGCCATCTCGTCACTGTATCCTTGGCTAGCTGTAGAATACAAAgcaaaaattttatatatatatatatatagcggaacgcTCACTTGCGAGCCAGTTCGCAcagactacatacgaacttttttgagaactcatcatatctgatgagtctcgaaaatctgaacggtccacatgaagcagaacctcacgaaacctcctggtaccaatttttattttgaaccaaaactttggtgggccatgaaaaatgcaaacagtttcttcccttgatttgaatttctctttgctatggcccaccagaatcttaggtCAGCGTGAAAATCCACCCCCTTAGGtctcatgggattctgcatcttatggaccgttcggattcgacacccataacacgtgtgcaaaggtgcgcatgtgcgtaggtgagcatgtctctctctctctctctctctctctatagaccACCCGGTATGGAAGCCAAAAAAACTACCATCATCGGCTTGAATAATTACGCCGAGTGTTGTTACATGCAATTGCATAAACACTTGTGCCTTATGTCATTTTAGACCAGTGGACCGCATGTGTCATATGGCTTATACAGCTATTGTGCCATTGAGACTTATAGGGTGGCATTGATAAGTGACCACTTAAAGCATAGTTATGTGTAGTGTGCAATGCCATAAACCTCCCAATGGTTAGATTACtccaaactgagttcgagctgagttcgagcttgtccgagctcaaatcgactcggattgaatcagTTCGATggctcgattattttgatattgacattgctcaccaagtgtttgatgaaatgactcaaccaagttTTGTTTTTGGGTGCATACATAGTagtgaggaaggtatggatacgaaACACATCActacacaaaaaataataataataatataatataataaataaatttacatgataaaactacccttgtattttgattttgatgctgcccaTCCAGTGTTTGGTGAAATAATTGTAAACTGATGTTGTTGTTTTGCATACTATTATGAATTGAatgtgcactccatgtgtttgagaaaatgtttcGCAGGCTCAAACTtagctcaaactggcccgagctactgaccgaaccgagccgagctagccagtcaggctcaaagactgagccgagccgcgttcaagctggggtcagctactgaccgaaccaagtctagttgtgccaagcttgactcgtaTACAGCTCTAGTAGACACTCCCACCCTCCTGCTTTCacaacactctttctctctctccttttctcctgATGTGCCCATCGTGCTTTGCAATCAAGCTCCGGAGCACCGAACCATGGTTTGCAATCAAAATTGTGACTGCCGAACCTTCTTACACCAAAAGTTTTGATAGGCCCCACTACTAAGATACCCTTTTTGAAAAATTAGGCTGACCTGCTGACTAGGTGGGCCAGACCTGTGGCTTGAATCACATTgtcagttgtccattgattccaacagtGGCCACCTGATGAGCCGATCGGCCTGAACTGTGCCAGGTTatatcttcatggtgggccctacattttTGTGGTTCTGATGTCCTGCACAAGTGACATTAGGACAGGAAAAACGAGATGGCACTACAAGTGGTAGACTGCCTGTAGGTGATAGGTACTCTTTATAAACATCTGGAATGCATTCACTGTAATACATGACAAAATTCCTGGCGTAATCACACAGTACTGTTCCAGGATAACATCTAATTTGAACATCTGCTTGAAAAGAGAAGATTCACCAGCCCGTTCGTTGTATTAACCCCTCTCACCTCACCCTTTTTTGCATAAAGCTGTGTACAACAATTCCTTTTTAAATGCTCCGTTCTTTGaaatcagaaaaaagaaaaagaaaaaaaaaaccatcaggcCAACCATGACTGTGGTAAGAGCTCAAAAGATTGTAGCTGGTGTCAACTATGAGGGCTCTCCGAGTGCATACTATACCATTCAGCATTCTTTTTTCTTGTCTGTTCATGTCACATGTCAGAAACAGACCATAGATAAGCTTCTCTTTCCGTCGCCCGCTTTTCATTTTGCCTTTTGAACATTTCCTTCTCATATCCTGCAACAAGCGATACAGGAAACAGGAGACTGATGGGTTATTGTTTACAATCCTTGGATAATATCAAATACTTTAATATGAACCACAGAGTTTATTGCAAACAAGCAGAGACTtgtcaaaagaagatggaaagctGTCTATACTGTAAACATAGATGACAATAGAACCCAGGGAATTCATATCTACACCCCACCCTAATGGGCAGTGGCAGCGTGCCTCCAGAAACAACACAAGTAGAGAGAAAAAGGTGTCCACTGTCAGTGTGGGTTTAAAAATACTGGGACCCTAGTAATAAAAAAACTCACACAAGATTCAAAATAATGCTTTTTGGACTAATATCAGTtccatagtttttttttaaaagataacgATTGACTCGGGACTTGGCCAAATATCAGTTTCATAGTTTGCGACCAGGCCGTTTGACTCGGGACTTGGCCAAATGGACCAGGCTCAGTCCCTTCCCCAGTCACTGGATCAGGGGAACCAGGACTGGCCCGCTCTTTTATTTGTTTCAGGCTCTCAAGGTTTTTTTTATCCTTTTCCTCCAACCAAttggaagaataagaagaaagagagaagccaTTAATTGGTACTTTTTCTTGTTTTGTATggttttcttctcctttctcctgtTTTTGATTGGTTgtatttttctgatttctagttattctattttttgttttttttttcttttctttcttctccgtttaaacaggaagaagaagaagaagaaatgaactaGTAGGTTCTTTTGTCtccattttttccctttttttgaaGCCTGGCTCACATGCACATTTGAACTGAGGCACGTGTGTTAGATCTGagccttccatcaggtgggcGATTGTTCCAATCTTTCTAGGATAGAATCCAAGGTTGTTTGACTCCTGAGGAAGGTCATAATATGCATAACGAATGGCAAGATTGTTTTAGCCATCCACTTGTTTCACGTCATCTTGGCCAACCCGAGGAGTTAAAAAGTCTGGAATCTAAACATTCTGACCCAGCTAAtcgaaggtttggatcattaaagaAGATTATTTTCTAcatattagtttatttttattatctattatataatataaacaataaaaattaatttactTGACCCACCTGGAGAAACCGACCCATTGATGGACTGAGTCCAGGTTGGCAAACTATGATCAGTTTTAGCTACTACTGTTGCTAGCATAGTGAGATATATGTGCCAATGACCATACCAAATTGATTTGACATGTAACAATGAATAGCAGATACAGCAGAATGTCCCACACATGCGCCAGATTCTCATGTGGAGAGGTGGATGTGGgcgggtccctactcatggctcagtagTAGACTCTgtgagtttcaacactgaggtcatgggctCGAgcacccatgtggtgtgtgtaggtgtgagtgtgtgcgcgttatttcaaaaaaaaaaaaaagtggatgtGGGCTTCCTCATCAACAGTAAGGTGTATTTCTAtactttttttcattttaactagTTCAATTATGTTCAGTTCACTCAAGTCTTTCTTTGAATGTTGTTGTCTATAGACTGGCTTGGACTGGTCAAACGGAACTGGTAACCAAGTTTGGTGTTCGGTCCGGTTTGTCATGACAATTATTATGTCAGATGTTTGGGCCAAGTTATGGAAGCGCAAGCAAACTGAATTGCAAAAATTCAGTTTAATGAAGAGGAACTGGTTTAGATGGATGATGATTTGTAAAGCTTTTCTTCTCTTTGATGAATGATTCTTAGCATGCATAATCAGTCAAGTTCCTACCAACCCCAACTCAAAAGTAACATAACTGCAATTTGGAGCCCAGCCCCTCAGTACGAATGCTGAATTATTTCCACTCTATCAGATTGATAATAGCAATTCAAcacgatagtgcatccaaatgcacctccATGTAACTTAGTTGTGacaaaaaaccaaaaatagaataTAGAGAtagtcttctttccttttctttttttaacacacgcacacacaccaccacacactcacgccttagtgggatttcaccacctgtgggtgctcgaacccttgaccaggtgttgaaactcttaagagtctaccactg
Coding sequences:
- the LOC131248129 gene encoding LOW QUALITY PROTEIN: uncharacterized protein LOC131248129 (The sequence of the model RefSeq protein was modified relative to this genomic sequence to represent the inferred CDS: inserted 1 base in 1 codon) — encoded protein: MTTTTTTLPWHPLFHSKFHPSSSSTLTTLFSTTHLPGQSFPARHVAAIQAFRRSDFDGFAKRVASGEALKDAWRSANEGFEQLVFDAKRAAERFDRQYSVSRKLESVARSAADRAREIDREFGIGQRWRTFTIDFSRNLPVYRRQLSGFLESPIGKSSATIFFLWFALSGWLFRILILATWVLPFTXPLLIGTVANNFVIEGACPACKRRFMGYKNQVIRCTNCRNIVWQPGDNFSRGTRPSSTSDPDIIDIEIEEK